The DNA region actaatttcaacaaatttagcCATCAGAACCAATAAGACCACTTGAAAGTCATGTAATCATACTAACCAAACTTATATTTATCTTAACATGTACAATTAGATTAAGTTTTCGTTGatttcataagattttttttcaataaaacgaAAATCTGGTGTGTCAACCAATTTTTATTTCCGTAACCTGTAAtccgaaatgaaaaaaagaagaagaagcacccCCCAAAATGCGGCCCGTTCCGCTCCCGTTTTTTAGCCCGTTATCGTGGACAAAATGTGCCCAAAAGCGTGCCACAGACGGGCGTAACACATCGGCCAAAATACGTAACGCCCGCCTAAATGTTGCATTCTGGCACGAAAAAGGCCACAACGAGGGGAAAAAGCGTGCTGAAAATCGGGCCCGCTTTCTGGCAAAACGTCCCcgctttttggccgttttccgcccatttttctatgtgggatgatgaaaaataagagagcacatccatgatgcgttcaaaaatgtcagttagtacaaatggttgcaAGGCGATATCACcgcgtaggaaacgaatttttcagatctgttagaagcgttttgtagggaatttaattagctaaaagatgtcatcattaactcattttggcccaaaagtaagttagtacatcagagcacagaggcatcgaaatgttGACCCCGGACTAActtaaaggttaggtcgttagctcagtccaggtgtaggagtcgtctccctgggtcctgcctcggtggagtcgctggtaggcatttggactaacaatccaaatgtcgtcagttcgaatcccggggtggatggatgctaaggtgtaaaaagaggtttgcaattgcctcaacaatcaagccttcggacacctagtttcgagtaggaatctcgcaatcgagaacgccaaggcaatgctgtagagcgaataatttgatttttttgatcctCTATAATTACTGTAAGCTtgaagaaaaatgtaattacaaaaactGACTCTGTCCTAACCAAGTTCCAGTACTGAAAAGGacctaattaaaaataattctatgaaaaaaataactgtaatgatgttttgcctttcttacaaaagaaaggtttaaggtttgcttttggaaaaacgcttttttcggAAATCTTAAAAacatcgtgcacggcgaggattcttcccaggaaaaaatcctattactaaattgaaggtttagatgcgctctttcgattgaattttggcccgaaacccagaactcaaagtctgatttttgagagctctttttctgaaatacatggccgatgtctgtatccgctcttaaaaatttgtgtcttccatcactggaaaaccgctcgtaaaacccacaatttttataagtcagatctgtagccgtggggtcggagacgaacattttatttttcgattcacaattttcgaccagtaaatgtggtcaaagccatttttggaggtattttttggactattttacaaattcaattcaattcaattagtttttattagtaaataatcaattcacaatatCGTAattttataacctaatagagttttggagtacctttcaactatgatttgtactatagttcattttgatgtaattggatattctaacaatggatttgccaagagaaggaaaaattatttaaaaaaaaaaaaaccttcgaaatttgctaaggaaaaggatagaaatagaaaagcttaaaactagatcacaattTGTTTTGTCTGTTGACGTCGAAAAAACTGCGCTGCActaggcagcttatccgttgtagatatacttcatcatcagctcactaagagcttggaattgttctgccttgtttcggcaggcacgaaagcgcgtgagcatctctccagcaagggcgaaaaactcaggaagcgtgaagagatcatcaccagtaacatcagcttgtcccgggggaGTACCGacgccagaagcggctactctagcgtacgaacctccccaaccgggagggaacgctggtttggtcgatggaaccgctccgccgccagctgctgcagcgttcgagctcaaagtcttcggaggttggcgggacgctggcgctttcttcttcttgtcctgctcctcgaggtactttttccgcgcggcacagccacggaaattcgccgtgtggtttccaccacagttcgcgcacttgacgcgcgctttgtgctgctgggcgttttccccagctggtctttccgcggaagattgcacctttcggtgaagtgggtctcaccgcactttacgcaccggggcggaagattgcagtttcttgaaccgtgtccgaacttttgacagcggtggcattgggctgcgtcggcGGGATTCTtcatgtagaatcgccacgtcacaaagaatccgtccagtgctttgatccgccgaaggtcctggattttgacggactcacgatcgaagtacatgaggtacaatgtgtacgtacctgtcaccgttatCGTCTTTGATAGCACCTTaatctctcgaggcttaaccttgatgcccgataggtgttcttccaggtcggagatcgggcggtccggatatccctgaaggacgatcttcactgggaccttctctgcagggtcaaatgtaaaaaacttgaagtttcgcaacttcaacttcttcaccaccatgTTGAAATTCAGTTTGTTATGTGTAATAACTTGCACTGACGTTTTAcctattttcagacaatattggaggccctcaagcaactcgtcaacatcgtctgcCAGcgtatccaaaataaaaattggaggtggacgtcgttccttcggagagttacattttttcttcttttcttgcttgcgcgcaagttcaacatcgtcatcgtcgtcgccagtactgctgctgtcactggcggtgttgttttcttctccactcagcatctcaaattcgttgctggtgggaacgttggaagtggttgttgtcgtggTGCTTGTgtacggctgctgctgctgctgctggccggaagtgcttccggatgcccgggtcgattgtctcgtccgtacaggggactcacgtggacggtatgacacgtgtaaaaacgatggatcggtgacgtcactgggcacgctcccgtgcgcgatggcggtcgatgcggcgttggtgtgtttacctttctgcactctgccggtagatgagcttcgcgggtttttcgaggccgcactcgaactgccacggccacggccggcccttggcatgctggagcagcaaactcgcgggtaatcacggtaaattacggcgaaaaaatcgaaaagtttgaagagctccgaacacttgactgttgctggctggtgttgccagtcccgttTTGATTTTACAAATAACACTaccaaattttaagaattcagtttcaaacaaaaagccattcgaaaacatgcgccataaactgtttgggcccaaaatttgaagcttttccaaaatgtatttccagagatatagcgattttagtgtttttcgtcttatttttaccatattttttcctattatttttttggatttatgcaaaatcatatactgaacatcaaattcgaagtcccggctcgttctcgctcgacaagtcgtcaagtcgaagcttcaacgccagctcttttacgcttgcgcgttttacgctgcgcgtgaaagtgttctttctggcttctcataattgatcgacaaagtgcaatagcgatacatatttttttaagttaatcatagactaacattatagactgagtaccctttatttttttttctaataatgtcaatccaatatgtttttcttaattaaatttaaatgtcttgcgacaaataatgtacttctgaaattaaaaaaatggcatttgaggtttagcctaaaaagattcgaagctttaggtaaaattctcactggatggtatcattatgtttctgaaaaattaattgcaccaatatatttctcggagtttcatcattttgtgagaaaggctctatttcacctctggtgatattaaatcgggtttttttttgaaatttttttcgctgaaaatgTTTGAACATTAGGCTTGCAAtagatttgaaattaaaaatgtaattttttttattatggaaaTGAAGGTCTtaacaactgaaaacaatttgaaatatatttttctgcgtTGAGATATTACACACTGAAACCACGATGGTTTGGCCATGGACTATTAAttatggtttgacaccaactgttgtcaaacgaaggGGGTCATTGTTTAGTTTGACACTCTCTTTACACAGAGCTCACACTTACTACCCAATGTTTGGTTTGATAGCTATAGTAAGTGTGAGTCCCGTGTagaaagtgacagtttgtcactttttagtttgactttgtcaaaccaacggggtataaactaaaaagtgtcaaacaaaaaagttaccaGTCACCGGGGATTGAGTGTATTCACAAGAATATAAAATTCCGACGAAACAACACGAAATATTCTTTTGCTGTCTaagtcaaaaaatatatttaaaaaaaacttttagaaacaTGTTTGACCTTTTCACTCTCCACCACCCTATCCAGTCACGTTCGACACACAGACACACTATTGATAACAACTGATAACGCACCACCAGATTGCTAATATCTGGAAGGTGTGAATGGAATTCGGTGCGGTTCGCAGAATGCGTCGCCTGAGGTGGTGAACTTAGTACGAATTTTTCCTCCGACCGCGTCAGTTTACTAGACATTTGCTTGGGAAAGGAGTTTAAGACggtgaatgaaaaaataaaataataataatcacgAAACGGTTCTCAACTAGGCGCATAAAAAAGGTGAATATGATACGGACTTTGTCGTTTTAAAAgtcgttttataaaaaaaaaaaaacattttgcgaacACAAGCTAAATAACCTTGTTCAAcattatttgcaatttttcactATGGATCGGCTGCAAACGCTTTCAAGTTTACTTGAAATTCGGATGATCCAAATATAGACATGTTGTTGAAATAGGAGGATATTCCGTATAAAACAACGTACAAATGCTATTTCAAAATTGTGCTTCAACACGTTAAAAATAAAGGTTGCCTATCTTTTTCGAGCTCAATTTGAAACATATTGTCGGAAGTGTAATTTTAAGGTCAGGATAATCCTTATCTTCAAATTGAATTAGCTTCAAAGTTGATATAGCGATATTGAAAACATGTTAGGTCTTATCTGTGATAGTgagtaaattttaattgaagaaTTCATTGCGGCCATTTCCCATTTTTCACAAGAATTTGTTAATTGACTAACCTAGACTTGCTGCACCATATTGTGACCCAGGTGATTAGATATCGAGCGGAGCTTGTTATCGTACCTCGTATAAAAATCCGCCATTTTTGCATTCGGCATCCCCAATAAAAGTTCATTGCTCATGGCCCGGCGGATGGCTTATCTGGAAATTATTTTGATACCCGGGGGACATATTTGACACCCAAATGTCGTAGAGATTGCCGTCAAACTGTTCAAATTCGACAGTTTGCATTCCGAAAAGTTGACCAATCAATCAGAAAGCAAGCTTCCACGTGAGTCCCGAGCTGTCGCACGTTGACAGCTGCTCCACTGAGATATCAGCTTTGAATTCCGCTTGGGCGATCGTTATCAGTTCGGACATTAAGTGCTAAGCCACGCACCACCAATATTTGCCAAATTGTGTTTGCAGTTAAAAAATTGTTACAATGTCTAACATTGTTTGCTATGAATCTCCTCTTTCAGATGAAGGCGCTAAGCTGCATCGGCGTCTGTTCggtgctggcagcactgcttgTTGGTGTCTACTCGGCTCCAAATCCGTGCGAGAACTTTTCGGAAGGTCTGGTATGCAACGAAACGCACTACGAAAGGTATCGACAGTGCATAGAAGAATCGAAAACGGTTCGCCAGAAGCGACAGTCACTGTGCGAACAGCTGGCGAAGCTCCAGGAAGGTCCCACGCTGGTAGAAGCGGCTCAAGCCGATGAGGCAGTTGTGGTGTTACCTTCCGTTCAGGTTATTCCTGCATTGGAATCTGTTAAAACAGTTGATCCGATTGAAACCAACGATATTCCGGACCTGGATCCGCCCAGCATTGAGTTGAAGTCTCTCAATCGGAAGGTAATTATTCAAGGAGACGACGAGGACGAAGAGTACGAGTACCACGTACCGACGAACGTAACGACCGTGATCCGACTGACCAACGTGGTCAACAACACGAACGTGGTAAACGTCCCGACGCACGTCAACACGACCAACGTGAACAACATCCACATCTACTCGAACATTACCGGAGTCGGCGATGATCAGCCAGCGTCCGGAGAAGAAGCAGAGAAGTGCTGCACGGCTGTTCGACCAAAGACCTGTCACGCATCGACGCAAGGATTCAAGTGTCAGCACAAAAAGTTTCGAACCTGTGGACCGCAGTGCACGTCCAAGATCGTTCACGTGCAGCGGAGAAAGCGTTGCGATCGCAATGGAAACTGCAAGGAAAAGCTCGCGTACGTGCCGCAACCGGAGAAGCCCACCTGCGTCTACGTCGATCAGTGGCCGTTCATCGCCTGTGGCAAGCCGGCTAACATGGAAGTCATCTGCGATGGATGCTACGATCACTACGGGTACGGATACGATGCATTCAACGGTCCAGTGCCAGCCCAATGCCAAGGTTGTTACGACGATGCGATCGATCAAGGTCCGCTGTACCGTCGAGGTCCGGTTTTGCAACCCTTCTATTACCACGAACCTCCGTGCTACCTCACCGGATCGTGTCCCCCGACTTACGGCGATTGCGGTTACGGATGCTTCGGACACCAGATGATCGATCCGGCGTGGGGACCACAGGCGTCCCAGTACGATCCCATGATGGACCCCTCCAACACCGGTTACTACGAGGAAGATCTGCAACTCTCCAACGGAACCGATACGGACTGGGGCGTTCCCGTGCACAAGTGTACCGTCGTGTCAGAGGACAACACCATCTCCGTGCAGAACTGCACCAGCGGCGTGGACAACCAGTACGCGGCAGCACCGTCCAACTATCCGTACTACAAACCGATGCAGTATCCTCCAGCAAACCGGCGGTCACCCTACACGGTCAAACAGCGACAGCAGCGGCCAGAGGTGGACGAACGGGAACCGGCGTCCGGCTTCGGTTCGGAAAACGTCGCGTTCGTCGTAGACGACGAAGAAGATTACGATTTTGACCTGTAGTGAGCGTGTGCTCAGTTGTGAATCACCCCTTTGATGGACGGCAGCTCTGCCTGATTAATCAAAACACTGccggattttttaatttttgtttttgagtgaCTTTGAACCGATTACCGAATTGCTATCTTCGAAGTTTGCGGAGCATAGCGATCGATGAGTGATTCACAAATCTAGTTCAATTTAAACTGCTCGTGAGCTGTCTTTTATTCAAGTCTATGATGCGATGTGTGTGTATGTCTACTATATTTGTTGTTCTGAACTGCCGTTGGAACCTGAGCTGCTAATCGTGAATAAGACCTTTAGTTAACAATAAAGGAGATAAAAAACCGactaattttgaaacttttaatttttcacaATAACCGCTTGTCCTTGAGCTTAAAAAGTCATCGTAAATTCTTCACTGTATTCGGAACTTTGAGCAGATCAATAAAACGAACAAGTACAGCGTTCGGATTTGATAAGAGCAAGCCCCATCTAAACTCGTCCACTTGTTATTACTCAATATGGCGATAAGAGCGCGTTAACGATGGCAACTTCCTCTGTCAAGCCCCACATTTTTTCGGCACGATCGTGCTCCCGATTCGCGATCATCAGTTGTTTGCCGACGATCGTCGGAGTTGCCGTCAACAAAAAATGCAGCTTTCACTCATAACCTGCGTTGCACTGGGTTGCATTCTTGCCGTCACGACGACTGCGGACAACAGCGTCGATGATCTTTGCCTCAACGGAACACGTGACGAGTCGGGAGCGTGTGTTTGCAAACCTGGCTACAGTGAGTTCCAAGGAAGATGCTACCTGTCGATCAAACCCGTTGAACGTGGACCAGATGTTCTACCACGATCATCGTACAACTACTGTCCGCCTGGATCGGGTTGTGCTCCCGCGGTTTGCACTGGAACGCTCTGCGGAAGCTCGTGTCCTCCGGGTTACGTACTGCAGGCTGGATTCTGCGTCATACCTAGTCCACAGTGCCCAGCGGGTACGCTGTACCGCAACGGCTTCTGCTACTCTCACATTCCACCGCTAACCCGGCTTGAGATAGTGGAACCCCTGAAGGTGGACATTCCGGTTCCACCACTTCCCGAGGGCAGCATCGAAGAGGAATCTACCGCGTCCGACATCGAAATCGTGCCAACTCGCAGACCCCTCCGACCACGGCCCAACCCGATAGACCACGTAGTGAACAACGTGAACACCGTCAGCTCGCCGACCAACGTTAGCACGCACAACGTAAACAACGTGTTCATCCACATTACGCACTCCCGGAAGAACGGAGCGGTCAAGGCTGTGGTGATAAGAAACAACGAAACGACGGTTTACGAGGATCAACCAAAGCTGCCACCAAGCAAGCCAACCCCACCAACGGACGAAGAAGTCGAAATTCTCGAACCCGAAGTGGTGGAACGGCCGGAAAATCGGTGCTGCATCATCGTGTCGCCGCGAATCTGCCGCAAGCAGGAACACGACGAGTGGGTTTGCTTCCACCGGAAGCACTACCGCTGTGGGCGCTTCTGCACGGCTGAGGTGGTTTATTTGCGACCAAGGCGGCCGCTGTACAACAACTCCGTGCTGATCATGCCGCCCAGTTACGAGACGGCGCTGCGGTACGGCGTGTGTCGCTGGGGCGTCTGTCCGCCGATTGGTGAGTACATCGGAGTAATGTTGTAGTACAGTGCAAGGTACAGGCGGATAGGCGAGAGTCTTAGAAGAGTTCAACTGGTCACAGTTCAACCACTGAAGCTTAAATATGCCACACATTAGGCGTgatcaattatttgaattaatggggagatttcaaatgtttagaattttctCTTGGCAGGACTTTAAAATTGTTGCCAATGGGTTGCgcttatgtcaatttttatgtacaacggtaaaaaacacgattaaaatcctttgttgatcacttttttttttcattttaacgcaaaaaaaagacaagacaacatttgttCGTTGGATCAACAATGGTCCCCTtggcccgagcatgggtaaataacaaggagatgtgtaataatacctttctctgttatcaataccaaattttggtattcctgggcCCATTAAAAATCAAGATCAAATTTGGTATCATGCCAATTTaatgtattgttttgatattgcaaaattgcagaatttgtcaatggtccgactccacattttggtattcttttggtattacagtattttttcaaattcttttgaaactatgggaaaattatgatcaattttgacaatataaatgattttgcgctaaaatgacatctcaaagcgaatgtttttatagaaaacgggaaatttcaaacttgattttaaacatttttgatataccccctgaagaaataacttgaaattgtggaatatTTTCTAAGCCAGAATACCAtaatttggtattaaagtgttttatcaaattcctcttgaactatgggaaaattttgaccaattttgacaaaataaataattttgcgctaaaatgggggagcggccgtggctgactggttacggtgttcgctttctaagcgaatggtcctgggttcgattcccatctgctcccaacgagaaattataggaaatattaatcttgaaactctgaacatgaacgaaaaatcaaagtcacccgagtcggggttcgatcccccgtcctttggattggtaggcaaaaatgctaaccactaggccatcacggcttggtgagcgatgcctggaattaggaatactgttactatcaaactatatacgcgctgggtccttgtccatttgacaagggttcggaagttctaaataacgtttgaacccgattggtgcaaacgttcttcggggcggggcttgtcgataaaaagctgagggacctcgcgctcggctagccagcgtagaaatgggtcaccgatgctcggcagagctaacaccttccaaatgcctatgcgagttatttgcatgtatagaatgaagatctaaaaatacatggaaacaactcaatttgtaagaagcgaccgcgtggtcccgtttggttggttgcacacacacacacacaataaataattttgcgctaaaatgaaatctcaaagcgaatgctttcattaaaaatcgaaaatttcaaacttgattttaaacaattttgatatACCCTCTGAAGAAATAACATGAAATTGTCAAACTTTTCTAAGTCCGGataccatattttggtattaaagtgttttatcaaattcctctgaaactatgggaaaacttttaccaattttgacaagataattaattttgcgctaaaatgacttgaaaccacCCAacaatgttaaagctgattttcattttttttttatatacccactaaacaaatttttaaaaccgttgaaattttagaattttggtgaatttcaatccaatttcatttcaataacacatttttttcaatcttgttattttcaaaaagcttcaagaacttcaagcacaagccgttcatcaatgacaaatgtattcgatgtggtgaagaatttcactaagaacaacatggaatcatcaggtgaatagatgtggctgttgcatatggatcatttccgttttttcactaactgcaactgctgcccttaaaaatggcatgaaaaaaccaaattttggtattacttgtgcaaataccagcgaccaaaatgtgcccttggttgcctagtaatagatggtaaaataccatgaaatcataccaaaatcatgtatgtgggagaccacaggaataccaaaatatgattttccaagggtgcaggaatacctaaaaataaaaccatggcaataccaagttttgatattcaagcaatgttcaaatatccagaagacctcaatttggt from Culex quinquefasciatus strain JHB chromosome 3, VPISU_Cqui_1.0_pri_paternal, whole genome shotgun sequence includes:
- the LOC6036927 gene encoding uncharacterized protein LOC6036927; this translates as MILRAVASANSMFPDGSTVDELVNSLQRKMLYEQAVEPAAANPAVQQFVQSGRHAAGAGFFALEETIVEATTPEVSTTKVTTESLKESLRKPRRRKTEPTRSNKIFQRKLIQWSPQQSVANSLFPGGSTATKQSNSILHCMKALSCIGVCSVLAALLVGVYSAPNPCENFSEGLVCNETHYERYRQCIEESKTVRQKRQSLCEQLAKLQEGPTLVEAAQADEAVVVLPSVQVIPALESVKTVDPIETNDIPDLDPPSIELKSLNRKVIIQGDDEDEEYEYHVPTNVTTVIRLTNVVNNTNVVNVPTHVNTTNVNNIHIYSNITGVGDDQPASGEEAEKCCTAVRPKTCHASTQGFKCQHKKFRTCGPQCTSKIVHVQRRKRCDRNGNCKEKLAYVPQPEKPTCVYVDQWPFIACGKPANMEVICDGCYDHYGYGYDAFNGPVPAQCQGCYDDAIDQGPLYRRGPVLQPFYYHEPPCYLTGSCPPTYGDCGYGCFGHQMIDPAWGPQASQYDPMMDPSNTGYYEEDLQLSNGTDTDWGVPVHKCTVVSEDNTISVQNCTSGVDNQYAAAPSNYPYYKPMQYPPANRRSPYTVKQRQQRPEVDEREPASGFGSENVAFVVDDEEDYDFDL
- the LOC6036926 gene encoding uncharacterized protein LOC6036926, which produces MQLSLITCVALGCILAVTTTADNSVDDLCLNGTRDESGACVCKPGYSEFQGRCYLSIKPVERGPDVLPRSSYNYCPPGSGCAPAVCTGTLCGSSCPPGYVLQAGFCVIPSPQCPAGTLYRNGFCYSHIPPLTRLEIVEPLKVDIPVPPLPEGSIEEESTASDIEIVPTRRPLRPRPNPIDHVVNNVNTVSSPTNVSTHNVNNVFIHITHSRKNGAVKAVVIRNNETTVYEDQPKLPPSKPTPPTDEEVEILEPEVVERPENRCCIIVSPRICRKQEHDEWVCFHRKHYRCGRFCTAEVVYLRPRRPLYNNSVLIMPPSYETALRYGVCRWGVCPPIDCSGCLFGKYRCHYKCYTYDCAHQGGPGCNFLNQDEFCGDNSDELCGAQTGADE